The DNA segment GACGTTGAGCTTTTCCATGATGTTGGCGCGGTGCGCCTCCACCGTCTTGATGGAAATGCCCAGGTCGTCGGCGATCTGCTTGTTCAGGCGACCGGCCACGATACGCTCCAGCACCTGCTGCTCGCGCGTGGTCAGCTTGCCCAGCAGGTCCTTGGCGGCGCGCTGCTCGCGCGCGGCGGAATGGTCGGTGCGGGCCTTCTGCAGCATGCGCTCGACCAGCGCGCGCAGTTCGGATTCGTCGAACGGCTTCTCGATGAAGTCGATCGCGCCGCGCTTCATGGTCGTGACCGCCATGGGCACGTCGCCGTGGCCGGTGATGAAGACGATCGGAATATTGATGTTCTCGGCGATCATCCGCTCCTGCAGTTCCGGGCCGCTCATGCCGGGCATGCGCACGTCGAGGATCAGGCAGGACACCTGGCCGGCGTCGTAGGCGGCGAGGAACTGCTCGGCGCTGGTAAAGCTGCGAACCTGGTAGCCATTGCCCTCCAGCAGCCAGGTCAGCGAGTCGCGCATGGCTTCATCGTCGTCGACGATGAACACGGTCTCGCCGCGGTGGGGCGTGGGGTTTGGCGTTGCGGTCATGTAGTCTCCTCGGGACAACAATTCATTGCTGCGAAGTGTAACCGCCCCGGGGCCTCTGTGGCGAGACGGATCCCCCACCTGCGTAGGGGGTCTGGCGCCGGCCTTGCGGGGGTGTCCGGAATGAATCGGACAGCGGTGGAATGCGGGGATTATTGCTCGGCCATCACGGGATGCAGCGGCAGCATGATCTTGAAGGTGCAGCCGACGCCGTCGATATTGTTCTCCACCCACAGCCGGCCCTGGTGCGACTCGATGATCGAGCGGCAGATGTTCAGCCCCATGCCCATGCCGTCGGACTTGGTGCTGAAGAAGGGCTCGAACAGGCGCTCCTTGGTGGCCTCGTCGACGCCCGGGCCCTGGTCGATGACGTCGATAT comes from the Cupriavidus sp. P-10 genome and includes:
- a CDS encoding response regulator transcription factor; the protein is MTATPNPTPHRGETVFIVDDDEAMRDSLTWLLEGNGYQVRSFTSAEQFLAAYDAGQVSCLILDVRMPGMSGPELQERMIAENINIPIVFITGHGDVPMAVTTMKRGAIDFIEKPFDESELRALVERMLQKARTDHSAAREQRAAKDLLGKLTTREQQVLERIVAGRLNKQIADDLGISIKTVEAHRANIMEKLNVNTVADLLRLALSRNS